TGCCGCTCTCCTGTGAGATCACCTGCAGGCAGTGGGCGAGGCGCACCTCGTCGTCCTCGGCACCCAGCGCATAGATCACGCGTCCGGAGGCAAGCAGCAGGGAGCGGGCCAGGATCAGCACGGCCGGCCCGGGGCCCCGGGGCTGCTCCCCGAACAGGGCGTCACCCATCGAGCGGGCGCATTCCTGGGCGGTACGCACCGCCTGCTGCAATGAATTCGTCAGCCCCACCACCGCGGCGTCGGGCATTTCCTTGTCGAGGCGGTCCAGTTCGGAGCCGGGCCTGGGCTGCGGCACCTGTGAGCCGGTGAGCATGAGCAGCGACTTCTCGATGGCCATCCACGCGTCCTGCGCGTCGGGAGGCGGCTGCCAAGGTTGCATGGTTTGACCCTTGCATCCAGTGGGCGGCCATGGCAAGGGGAATCCTGCACGCGACTAGACTTGCCACGTCGCAAGGCGTCGACGGGGCGATCACCCCCGAGCCGCCGGAAGAACCGCCCCCTTCGGGCCCAGTAGAACCGGCAGCGGCCGCAAAGCAAGTGGGAACGCCTCCGGGCGTCTCCAAGAAGGGTGGTACCGCGGGCCACCACGGCGTTGCACGCCGAGGTCTCTCGTCCCTTCGTGAACCACGTCCCAGACGTAGACGACGAAGAGGAACGATGACGACCAGCTCTGAGCGCACTCCCGCGAAGAATGAAGCCCCGAAGAATGATGGGGTGAACGTCGAAGCCGCTGACCCGACGGGCTTCGGACACAGCTACCACGCCGTGCCGGCGCGCATCGACCTGCCCGCGGTGGACCACGAGATCATCGCCCTGTGGGAGAAGAACAACACCTTCACCAAGTCGTGGGAAGCCTCCGAGGGCGGCCCGCGCTGGAACTTCTACGAGGGTCCGCCCACCGCCAACGGCCAGCCCGGCACGCACCACATCGAGGCGCGCGTGTTCAAGGACATGTTCCCCCGCTACAAGACGATGCAGGGCTTCCGCGTTGACCGCAAGGCCGGCTGGGACTGCCATGGCCTGCCGGTGGAACTCGCCGTCGAGAAGGAACTCGGCTTCGATCACAAGAACGAGATCGAGGAATACGGCATCGCGCGCTTCAACGAGAAGTGCCGCGAATCGGTCACCGAGCATGTCGACGAGTTCGCCGAACTCACCCGGCGCATGGGCTACTGGGTCAACATGGACGAGGCCTACTGGACGATGGCCCCCGAATACGTCGACTCCGAGTGGTGGGCGCTGCAGAAGATCTTCAACGACGGCCTGCTGGTGCAGGACTTCCGCGTCACCCCCTATTGCCCCCACGACGAGACCGCGCTGAGCGATCACGAGGTGTCGCAGGGCTACCGGGAGGTCACCGAACCGTCGATCTACGTCGCCTTCCCGCTGACGTCGGGGCCGTGGGCCGAGCGCGGCGCCAAGCTGGCCGTGTGGACCACCACCCCCTGGACGCTCATCTCCAATACGGCGGTGGCCGTGGCCCCCGACGTCGACTATGTGCTGGCGTCCAACGGCCACGAGGAGCTCGTGGTGGCCGAGCCGCTGTTCGATGCGGTGCTCGGCGAGCACGACGACGAGGGCAAGCCGGTCTGGCATGTGGTGGACAAGAAGCAGGGCGCGGCGATGGCCGGCTGGGACTACGAGCGTCCCTTCGACTTCGTGCCCTTCGACAAGCGCGCCAACTACATCCTGACCGCCGACTATGTGACCACCGACGACGGCACCGGACTGGTGCACGAGGCGCCGGCCTTCGGCGCCGACGACATGGAGGTGGGCCGCGCCAACGGCCTGCCGGTGATCAACCCGATCCGTGCCGACGGCACCTTCGAGGCCGACCTTCCCCTGGTCGGTGGCCTGTTCTTCAAGGACGCCGATCCGAAGGTGATCGACGACCTGACCAAGCGCGGCATCCTGCTCAGGACCGTGATGTACAAGCACTCCTACCCGCACTGCTGGCGCTGCGGAACGCCGCTGATCTACTACGCCCAGCCGAGCTGGTACATCCGCACCACCCAGCGCAAGCAGGAGCTGCTCGACCAGAACGAGAACACGATCTGGCACCCCGAGTCGATCAAGTGGGGCCGCTACGGCGACTGGCTGCGCAACAACATCGACTGGGCGCTGTCGCGCACCCGCTACTGGGGCACTCCGCTGCCGATCTGGCGCAACGACAAGACCGACAAGCTGTACTGCGTCGGCTCGCGTGCCGAGCTGGCGAAGCTGGCGGGCAATCCCGACCTGGCCGACATGGACCCGCATCGTCCCTTCGTCGACGATGTCACCTTCCAGCTGGACGGCGAGCAGGGCACCTATCGTCGCGTGCCCGAGGTGATCGACGCCTGGTTCGATTCGGGCTCGATGTCGTTCGCGCAGTGGGGCTACCCGTGGGTGGAGGGCAGCCAGGAGAAGTTCGAGCAGCATTTCCCGGCCGACTTCATCTGTGAGGCGATCGACCAGACCCGCGGCTGGTTCTACACGATGATGACCGTGCCGACGCTCGTCTTCGGCGAATCGGCCTACAAGCGCGTGCTGTGTCTGGGCCACATCCTGGCCGAGGACGGCCGCAAGATGAGCAAGCACCTGGGCAACATCCTGTTGCCCATCCCACTGATGGACGACCACGGTGCCGACGCGGTGCGTTGGTTCATGGCCGCCGCCGGATCGCCCTGGTCGGCGCGTCGCGTGGGGCCCACCACGCTGCAGGAGGTGGTGCGCAAGGTGATGCTCACCTACTGGAACACCGTCGCCTTCCAGAGCCTGTATGCCCGGGCCAACGACTGGACGCCCGATGGCGATGCCCCGCAGGTGGCCCAGCGCCAGGTGCTCGACCGCTGGTTGGCCTCGGCCACCCAGCAGCTGGTCGTCGACGTGACCGACGCGCTGGAGAACTACGACACGCAGCGCTACGGCGCGCTGATCTCGGGCTTCATCGACGAGATGTCGAACTGGTACGTGCGCCGTTCGCGTCGCCGCTTCTGGGACGGGGACGCCGGGGCCCTGTGGACCCTGCACGAGACCCTTGAGGTGCTCACGCGGCTGATGTGCCCGTTGGCGCCGTTCATCACCGAGAAGGTGTGGCAGGACATGTTCCGACCCACGCTGCCCGGTGCCGCCGAGTCGGTGCACATGACCACCTGGCCGAAGGCCGACACCGCGCTCATCGACGCACAGCTCGACGACGCCATGGAGACCGCCCGCCGGCTGGTCGAGGTGGGACGCGCCGCCCGCGCCGAGGCGAAGGTGAAGACCCGCCAGCCGCTGTCGCGCGCGCTGGTGAGTTCGGCCGCGCTGGCGAAGCTCGACAGCGAACTCGTGGGGGAGATCACCTCCGAGCTCAACGTGGAGGAGCTGGATTCCTTCGCGTCGGCCGGTGACGTAGTGGAGTACAGCGCCAAGGCGAACTTCCGGGCGCTGGGCAAGCGCTACGGCAAGCAGACGCCCGTGGTGGCCAAGGCGATCGCGTCGGCCGATGCGGCCCGGTTGGCCGAGCAGCTGGCCGCGGGCGACACGACCCTTGCCGTGGACGGCGTGGGTGACGTCGAGCTGAGTGGCGATGACGTCTTCCTCACCGAGCGTCCGCGTGAGGGCTGGTCGGTGGCCGATGTGCAGGGCGACACCATCGCCCTCGACCTGACGATGACCCCCGAGCTGGTGAGTGCCGGCAGGGCCCGCGAGATGATCCGCTTCGTGCAGGAGTCGCGCAAGGCGGCCGGCCTGGACGTGTCCGACCGCATCGACCTGGCGTGGTCGTCACCCGACGACGAGCTGGCCAGGGCCATCGAGACCCATGCCGACTTCATCGCCGGCGAGGTGCTCGCCACGTCGATGCACCGCGAGGCCACCCCCGAACCGGGCTGGCGCAGCGACGACGAGGCCCAGGTCTCGGTGCGCGTGGTGAAGGCCGAACAGCCCCTGTGAACCGGATGATCTGAAGCAGGGCGCAGAACTACCAAGAAGATGTCCCGTCGCCAGGAGGCGGCGGGACATCTTCTGTTGTGTGTTCTGTTGTGTGGGTTCCGGGTTGCCCCGGGTTGCGGCAGGCCCTCAGAAGTCCTCGTCGTCCAGCGGGCGGTACCCGAGCTGCTCCAGCGCGTGGGTCATCGCGCAGGCCACCGCGATGGAGTCATCGAGTGGCACGAAGGGGTGTTCGGTGAGGCCGGCCTCGATGGCCTCGCTCACGGCGGAGAGCTCCAGGCGGTAGCCGCGCCCGGGGAAGGGCAGCGTGACGTGCTCGGGCTCGTCGTCGTCGCGGTGCACCACGATGCTCGTCGGGTGGTGGAAGCGCGGCTCCACCTCGATGAAGCCGTCGGTGCCCATGATGGTCATGCGGCCCGGGCCGTGGGCCTGCAGCGAGATGCTCAGCTGTGCGGTGGCACCCGAGGCGTAGCGCAGCTGCATCGACGCGCTGGCATCCACCCGGGTCTCGGCGAGCTGGCCGGTGCAATCCACGGCGATCGGCTCACCCAGGAAGTCCTGCGCGAAATGGAGCGCGTAGACGCCCAGGTCGAGCATGGCGCCACCACCCAGCCCGGGCGCGAACAGCCGGTCGGTGGCATTGAAGGCCCGGTAGGCGAACAGATCGCCCTGCACGCAGGTGATGTCGCCGATGCGTCCGGTGGCGACCGCCTCATGGGCGGCACGGATCGCCGGCAGGAACCGGGTCCACATGCCCTCCATGGCGAACACGCCCTCCTGCCGGGCGGCCCGCGCCAGTTCCCGGGTGTGCTGCACCTGGCAGGTCATCGACTTCTCCACCAGCACCGCCTTGTTGGCGCCGATGACCGCCAGCGCCAGGGCATAGTGCTGCGCGTTCGGGGTGCCGATGTAGATGGCGTCGACATCGGGGTCGTCGAGCAGCTCGCGGTAGGAGCCGTGCGCATGGGGCAGGCCGAACTCGGCGGCGAACTGCCCGGCGCGCTCGGCGCTGCGTGAGCCGACTGCCACCAGTTCCGCGTGCTGCGCGGCGGTGAACTCGGTGGCCATGATGCGGGCGATACGTCCCGACCCTGCAATACCCCAGCGAACGGTCATGGACGAAATACTAGGGAGCCGGGCAACACCATGCGTCCACGGTGGGCAATCGTGGCGGGTCGTGCGCCGCCACAGCGCCCGGAGCTGTCGTTCACTGACCGGCGCGGGGCCGGCTCGACGGGTCGCCATCCCGGTAGACTGACGCCGTTGATCGTTCGGAAGGACCCCATGTCCAGGATCGTCCAGAAGTATGGCGGATCGTCGGTTGCGGATGCGGAGTCGATCAAGCGCGTCGCGCGCAAGATCGCCCGTGCCAAGCAGCGCGGCGATGCCGTGACCGTTGTCATCTCCGCAATGGGTGACACCACCGATGAGCTGATGGACCTCGCCTACCAGGTGAGCCCCCAGCCCCAGACCCGTGAGCTCGACATGCTGCTCACCACCGGCGAGCGCCAGTCGGCCGCGCTGTTGGCGATGGCGTTGAACGACCTCGGCGTCAAGGCTCGCAGCTACACCGGCAGCCAGGCGGGCGTGATCACCACCGAGCGCCACGGCGACGCCCGCATCGTGACCATCACCCCCGGACGCATCGAGAAATCGCTCGCCCAGGGCAATGTGACGATCGTCGCCGGCTTCCAGGGCGTCAGCCAGGA
The window above is part of the Propionibacterium freudenreichii subsp. freudenreichii genome. Proteins encoded here:
- the ileS gene encoding isoleucine--tRNA ligase; translation: MTTSSERTPAKNEAPKNDGVNVEAADPTGFGHSYHAVPARIDLPAVDHEIIALWEKNNTFTKSWEASEGGPRWNFYEGPPTANGQPGTHHIEARVFKDMFPRYKTMQGFRVDRKAGWDCHGLPVELAVEKELGFDHKNEIEEYGIARFNEKCRESVTEHVDEFAELTRRMGYWVNMDEAYWTMAPEYVDSEWWALQKIFNDGLLVQDFRVTPYCPHDETALSDHEVSQGYREVTEPSIYVAFPLTSGPWAERGAKLAVWTTTPWTLISNTAVAVAPDVDYVLASNGHEELVVAEPLFDAVLGEHDDEGKPVWHVVDKKQGAAMAGWDYERPFDFVPFDKRANYILTADYVTTDDGTGLVHEAPAFGADDMEVGRANGLPVINPIRADGTFEADLPLVGGLFFKDADPKVIDDLTKRGILLRTVMYKHSYPHCWRCGTPLIYYAQPSWYIRTTQRKQELLDQNENTIWHPESIKWGRYGDWLRNNIDWALSRTRYWGTPLPIWRNDKTDKLYCVGSRAELAKLAGNPDLADMDPHRPFVDDVTFQLDGEQGTYRRVPEVIDAWFDSGSMSFAQWGYPWVEGSQEKFEQHFPADFICEAIDQTRGWFYTMMTVPTLVFGESAYKRVLCLGHILAEDGRKMSKHLGNILLPIPLMDDHGADAVRWFMAAAGSPWSARRVGPTTLQEVVRKVMLTYWNTVAFQSLYARANDWTPDGDAPQVAQRQVLDRWLASATQQLVVDVTDALENYDTQRYGALISGFIDEMSNWYVRRSRRRFWDGDAGALWTLHETLEVLTRLMCPLAPFITEKVWQDMFRPTLPGAAESVHMTTWPKADTALIDAQLDDAMETARRLVEVGRAARAEAKVKTRQPLSRALVSSAALAKLDSELVGEITSELNVEELDSFASAGDVVEYSAKANFRALGKRYGKQTPVVAKAIASADAARLAEQLAAGDTTLAVDGVGDVELSGDDVFLTERPREGWSVADVQGDTIALDLTMTPELVSAGRAREMIRFVQESRKAAGLDVSDRIDLAWSSPDDELARAIETHADFIAGEVLATSMHREATPEPGWRSDDEAQVSVRVVKAEQPL
- a CDS encoding Gfo/Idh/MocA family protein, yielding MTVRWGIAGSGRIARIMATEFTAAQHAELVAVGSRSAERAGQFAAEFGLPHAHGSYRELLDDPDVDAIYIGTPNAQHYALALAVIGANKAVLVEKSMTCQVQHTRELARAARQEGVFAMEGMWTRFLPAIRAAHEAVATGRIGDITCVQGDLFAYRAFNATDRLFAPGLGGGAMLDLGVYALHFAQDFLGEPIAVDCTGQLAETRVDASASMQLRYASGATAQLSISLQAHGPGRMTIMGTDGFIEVEPRFHHPTSIVVHRDDDEPEHVTLPFPGRGYRLELSAVSEAIEAGLTEHPFVPLDDSIAVACAMTHALEQLGYRPLDDEDF